A window of the Cherax quadricarinatus isolate ZL_2023a unplaced genomic scaffold, ASM3850222v1 Contig3720, whole genome shotgun sequence genome harbors these coding sequences:
- the LOC138852075 gene encoding alpha-L-iduronidase-like — protein MVNDEADFLKGWWRGLEWRADARYAALVVRSVYIHQLAQTTLPHINLISFDNAFLNYRPSFFEQRTMMARFQINCTTPRQVQLVKKPAYTIMGLLSLLGDHYLTTILRGLSHPRLSVISSCRRCQLPSIQTTTRIKGTPERHTWKNVNRNGEVKRKSEEANGRWEATVVLSLSNGSESSTRETLTARVSLALPRHLLGGNMIGYSKDGRHKHTKC, from the exons ATGGTGAATGA CGAAGCTGACTTCCTGAAGGGTTGGTGGCGAGGGTTGGAGTGGAGGGCAGACGCCAGGTATGCCGCTCTAGTCGTCCGctctgtgtacatacaccagcTGGCTCAGACAACACTCCCGCACATCAACCTCATCAGCTTTGATAACGCCTTCCTCAACTACCGTCCCAGCTTCTTCGAGCAACGCACTATGATGGCCAG GTTCCAGATCAACTGCACCACGCCGCGGCAAGTGCAACTGGTGAAGAAGCCAGCCTACACTATCATGGGGCTGTTGTCTCTTCTGGGAgaccactacttgaccaccatACTCCGTGGTCTCAGCCATCCACG ACTTTCTGTCATTTCATCGTGTCGTCGCTGCCAATTACCATCTATCCAGACGACGACACGCATTAAGGGAACACCAGAGCGACATACATGGAAGAATGTTAACAGAAACGGTGAGGTAAAACGGAAGTCGGAAGAGGCCAACGGGAGATGGGAAGCAACAGTAGTGCTGTCGCTCTCCAACGGGAGTGAGAGCTCCACGAGGGAGACGCTGACGGCGAGGGTGTCCCTGGCTCTCCCTCGGCACCTCCTGGGAGGTAACATGATAGGCTACAGTAAGGACGGTAGACACAAACACACGAAGTGCTAA